The proteins below are encoded in one region of Bremerella sp. P1:
- a CDS encoding class I SAM-dependent methyltransferase has translation MATFLDWQIASCPKCHHGLELRGDTVVCMNSECYSEFPTTEGVPILVREDNSIFDTQSFLKKEDTFFRSIPKWREWISHRIPDVSLNINADRNAQKLLELLKSRSGRTRVLVVGGGVVGAGLGDALNDLDIEWVETDVSWGPQTKVICDAHDLPFRDGVFDAVIVQAVLEHVVDPTRCVDEIHRVLKDDGVVYADTPFIQQVHGRQYDFTRFTRLGHRRLFRHFEEIDSGISCGPGVALAWSLRYFLLSFFSSQRMRGAVSFASRISFFWLKYFDYYLAKKKQAMDAASAFFFLGRKSPSILSDRELLSDYQGGF, from the coding sequence ATGGCAACGTTTCTCGATTGGCAGATTGCCTCATGCCCTAAATGTCATCATGGGCTGGAGTTGCGCGGTGACACCGTCGTCTGCATGAACTCCGAGTGTTACTCGGAATTCCCGACCACCGAAGGCGTTCCAATCCTGGTCCGCGAAGACAACAGCATCTTCGACACCCAGTCCTTCCTGAAAAAGGAAGATACGTTCTTCCGTTCGATCCCCAAATGGCGTGAGTGGATTAGTCACCGTATCCCCGACGTCTCGCTGAACATCAATGCGGATCGAAATGCACAAAAGCTTCTTGAGCTGCTCAAAAGCCGCTCAGGTCGTACCCGTGTTTTGGTGGTGGGCGGTGGAGTTGTCGGAGCTGGCCTGGGCGACGCGCTGAATGATCTCGATATCGAGTGGGTCGAAACGGATGTCTCCTGGGGACCACAAACCAAAGTCATTTGCGATGCCCACGACTTGCCGTTTCGCGATGGTGTCTTCGATGCGGTCATCGTGCAGGCCGTCTTGGAGCATGTTGTCGATCCGACGCGTTGCGTCGACGAGATCCATCGCGTGTTGAAAGATGATGGCGTCGTTTATGCCGATACGCCATTCATCCAGCAGGTACACGGCCGGCAGTACGACTTCACTCGCTTTACCCGACTGGGACACCGCCGGCTATTCCGTCACTTCGAGGAAATCGATAGCGGTATCAGTTGCGGGCCCGGTGTGGCGCTGGCCTGGTCGCTACGATACTTCCTGCTTAGCTTCTTCTCTTCGCAACGAATGCGGGGAGCGGTTAGCTTTGCCTCGCGAATTTCTTTCTTCTGGCTGAAATACTTCGACTACTATCTCGCCAAAAAGAAACAAGCGATGGACGCAGCCTCGGCGTTCTTTTTCCTGGGACGCAAGAGCCCCAGCATTTTGTCCGATCGAGAACTGCTGTCTGACTACCAAGGCGGCTTCTAA
- a CDS encoding Maf family protein produces MMAKFAESLILASQSPRRQLLLREAGYDVTVITPSPAAETPPRLDETPRESVLRIAREKAEDVASRVEKGIILAGDTLAELNGQPLGKPADRDHAREILQALRGQDHFVWSAICLWRRPLDEILVDVDRTTVKMAHLSDEEIEEYLDSGLWEGKAGAFGIQDRTGWVEIDKGSLTNVVGLPMELLSRMLSQMNQ; encoded by the coding sequence ATGATGGCGAAATTCGCTGAATCTCTCATTTTGGCCAGCCAGTCTCCTCGACGGCAACTCCTGTTAAGGGAGGCGGGCTACGATGTTACGGTAATCACACCTAGCCCTGCGGCGGAAACCCCTCCTCGTCTAGACGAAACGCCGCGGGAATCGGTTCTGCGGATCGCGCGAGAAAAAGCCGAAGACGTCGCAAGTCGAGTTGAAAAAGGAATTATTCTCGCCGGGGACACGCTCGCTGAACTGAACGGTCAGCCGCTGGGAAAACCTGCCGATCGTGACCATGCTCGTGAGATTCTACAAGCTCTGCGTGGGCAGGATCACTTCGTCTGGTCAGCCATTTGTCTATGGCGTCGGCCGCTGGATGAAATATTAGTCGACGTCGATCGAACGACCGTAAAGATGGCTCATCTTTCCGATGAGGAAATCGAAGAATATCTCGACTCAGGCCTCTGGGAAGGAAAAGCGGGTGCGTTTGGCATTCAGGACCGCACCGGCTGGGTCGAAATCGACAAGGGAAGTCTTACCAATGTGGTGGGACTTCCGATGGAACTGCTTTCACGAATGCTAAGTCAAATGAACCAATAA
- a CDS encoding RluA family pseudouridine synthase — MRDSANFAIIDLPESATLAPLEVLYEDNHLIAIMKPPGLPTMGVREGEQSAVTQVKAYLKQKYDKPGNVYLGVVSRLDSMVTGVLLFARTSKAAKRLNEQFRERTTEKTYQAIASGSGIVEAGKLTDWIRKDEKNHRMIASRHQTAGGQKAELLVESVEEVKSGYHLTLKLLTGRKHQIRVQLASRRVPILGDRKYGSSAPFPAGIALHAAQLVIGHPVTKDKLTITAPIPAIWHNFL, encoded by the coding sequence ATGAGAGATTCAGCGAATTTCGCCATCATTGATTTACCGGAAAGTGCTACGTTGGCTCCCTTGGAAGTTCTGTACGAAGATAACCACCTGATCGCCATCATGAAACCGCCAGGCCTTCCGACGATGGGAGTTCGTGAAGGCGAGCAAAGCGCGGTCACCCAGGTAAAAGCGTATCTCAAACAGAAGTACGACAAACCAGGTAACGTCTACCTGGGCGTGGTGAGCCGTCTCGACAGTATGGTGACGGGTGTTCTGCTTTTTGCCAGGACTTCCAAAGCAGCTAAACGGTTAAACGAACAGTTTCGTGAACGAACTACCGAAAAAACCTACCAAGCGATTGCTTCAGGAAGTGGAATCGTTGAAGCGGGGAAACTGACCGATTGGATCCGTAAAGACGAAAAAAACCACCGCATGATCGCTTCCCGGCACCAGACTGCGGGAGGTCAGAAAGCAGAGCTGCTGGTCGAGTCGGTCGAAGAAGTCAAATCTGGCTACCACCTCACCCTCAAGTTATTAACCGGCCGCAAGCATCAAATTCGCGTTCAACTGGCGAGCCGCCGCGTGCCGATTTTGGGGGATCGAAAGTACGGAAGTTCGGCCCCATTCCCGGCAGGCATCGCCCTGCATGCTGCCCAATTGGTTATTGGGCACCCCGTGACCAAGGATAAGCTGACCATAACCGCACCAATTCCAGCAATTTGGCACAACTTCCTTTAA
- a CDS encoding serine/threonine protein kinase, whose product MKTLREGSLKHEFSDEELSEYLINCKMLTQYQADQLSKGLTKLTLGPYVITDWIGQGGMGQVFKAEHNFMGREVAIKVLPQQRSTPESIGRFLREIRMQAQLDHANLVRAYDAGQDGNVHFLVTEYVPGTDLRRLVRAKGHLNQHQGASIISQAARGLAYAHEKKLIHRDVKPGNILVTRDGTSKVSDLGLADFMNDNSEESKLGKIVGTIDYLAPEQIRDPHDVSAKWDIYSLGCTFYYALTGKVPFPGGNVKDKARRHCEEPPLHPHRFNPSIDRELVEIIAEMMEKDPLRRIASASEVVARLEPWASDHRASDFTGQPIKSAWQPPPPVYTGAESARLNDTEAGSNIYELSESGSGSSAEQGSQYSQSTVQALMGDQDTKTIRDSRKSAVIPPPIPVVTRYTRREKQLIMALVFGLPASAVFGAIVAYVATVISQ is encoded by the coding sequence ATGAAGACGCTGCGCGAAGGCTCGCTGAAGCACGAGTTCTCGGATGAGGAGCTTTCCGAGTACCTGATCAACTGCAAAATGCTCACGCAGTATCAGGCCGATCAGCTGTCCAAAGGGCTTACCAAGCTAACCCTCGGTCCCTATGTCATCACCGACTGGATCGGGCAGGGTGGCATGGGTCAGGTCTTTAAGGCCGAGCATAACTTCATGGGACGTGAAGTCGCCATCAAAGTTTTGCCTCAGCAGCGTTCGACTCCCGAATCGATCGGCCGATTTCTTCGCGAAATCCGGATGCAGGCTCAATTGGATCATGCCAACCTGGTTCGCGCTTACGATGCCGGACAGGATGGAAACGTGCACTTTCTGGTGACAGAGTATGTTCCAGGTACCGACCTTCGCCGGTTGGTTCGCGCGAAGGGACATCTCAATCAGCATCAAGGGGCGAGCATCATCTCGCAGGCCGCGCGCGGTTTGGCCTACGCGCACGAAAAGAAGCTGATTCATCGTGACGTCAAACCAGGTAACATCCTGGTCACACGCGACGGCACGTCGAAGGTTTCCGACCTCGGTTTGGCCGACTTTATGAATGACAATTCGGAAGAATCCAAACTCGGAAAAATTGTCGGCACCATCGATTACCTCGCTCCCGAACAAATTCGCGATCCGCACGACGTCTCGGCCAAGTGGGATATCTACTCGCTGGGATGTACTTTCTACTACGCGCTGACGGGGAAAGTTCCCTTCCCGGGCGGCAATGTGAAAGACAAGGCGCGACGGCACTGCGAAGAACCACCGCTGCATCCGCATCGTTTCAATCCAAGCATCGATCGCGAGTTGGTCGAGATCATCGCCGAAATGATGGAAAAGGATCCGCTTCGCCGGATCGCATCGGCCAGCGAAGTGGTTGCCCGACTCGAACCATGGGCATCGGATCATCGTGCCTCCGATTTCACCGGCCAACCAATTAAGTCTGCCTGGCAGCCACCCCCGCCGGTTTACACCGGGGCGGAATCGGCGCGATTGAACGATACGGAAGCCGGCTCGAATATTTACGAGCTCTCCGAGAGTGGATCAGGCTCGAGCGCCGAACAAGGAAGCCAGTATTCGCAGTCGACCGTTCAAGCTCTGATGGGCGATCAGGACACGAAAACGATTCGCGACTCTCGCAAATCGGCTGTGATTCCCCCACCCATTCCGGTTGTCACGCGGTACACACGCCGTGAGAAGCAGTTGATCATGGCACTGGTCTTCGGTCTACCAGCCTCAGCGGTATTCGGGGCGATTGTGGCTTATGTCGCCACGGTAATCAGCCAATAG